In Oryza brachyantha chromosome 1, ObraRS2, whole genome shotgun sequence, the following are encoded in one genomic region:
- the LOC102719720 gene encoding xylan glycosyltransferase MUCI21-like produces the protein MASKLPDVKSHGGGAEDGGGGKKWPGFVQFFFVLSVVLCVLLYAPRLFVLTSTYGIDFFAQPPPPRTSSRVVGQADNAGVGDVVVLDNQLHSPCSSLPGDTICCDRSDFNTDVCFMAGDVRLDPASLSLLLFGKQPPAPNATLEERVRPYTRKWETFIMGKIEEVRLRMAHPAEEDGHRCDVRHDAPLLVMTAGGYTGNLFHAFSDGFVPAWLTVQHLRRRVVLGVLSYNPWWAGTFSEIISGLTDYHVVDLLHDKRTHCFPGAIVGTRFHGILAVDPTRLRDNKTIIDFHDLLADVYETGEPQQEPAAARRPRLGIVSRRGTRVIENQAAVAQLGRSVGFDVDILETANGLPLSASYAAVSACDVLVGVHGADLTKFLFLRPGAALVQVAPLGVPPIARGCYAEASARMGLHYEQYDAEGHESSLSRRYGLRDAVVSDPEAAKRDKGWGFVARVYLGGQNVTLDVARFRETLSRMHAHALRVRSSHLQGALD, from the coding sequence ATGGCGTCCAAGCTCCCCGACGTCAAgagccacggcggcggcgcggaagacggcggaggaggaaagAAGTGGCCGGGCTTCGTCCAGTTCTTCTTCGTCCTCTCCGTCGTCCTGTGCGTGCTCCTCTACGCCCCGCGATTGTTCGTGCTCACGTCGACGTATGGCATCGACTTCTTCGCGCAGCCGCCCCCGCCCAGGACGTCGAGCCGCGTGGTGGGACAGGCCGACAatgccggcgtcggcgacgtggTGGTTCTTGATAACCAGCTGCACTCGCCGTGCTCGTCGCTTCCCGGCGACACCATCTGCTGCGACCGCTCGGATTTCAATACTGACGTCTGCTTCATGGCCGGCGACGTGCGGTTGGACCCGGCGTCGCTGTCGCTCCTGCTGTTCGGGAagcagccgccggcgcccaaCGCCACGCTGGAGGAGAGGGTACGGCCGTACACGCGCAAGTGGGAGACGTTCATCATGGGCAAGATCGAGGAGGTGCGTCTCCGGATGGCCCatccggcggaggaggacggccaTCGGTGCGACGTCCGGCACGACGCGCCGCTCCTCGTCATGACGGCGGGGGGTTACACCGGCAACCTGTTCCACGCGTTCAGCGACGGCTTCGTGCCGGCGTGGTTGACGGTGCaacacctccgccgccgcgtggtgCTCGGCGTCCTCTCGTACAACCCCTGGTGGGCCGGCACGTTCAGCGAGATCATCTCCGGCCTCACGGACTACCATGTCGTCGACCTCCTCCACGACAAGCGGACCCACTGCTTCCCGGGCGCCATCGTCGGCACCCGCTTCCACGGCATCCTCGCCGTCGACCCCACGAGGCTCCGCGACAACAAGACCATCATCGACTTCCAcgacctcctcgccgacgtgtACGAGACCGGAGAGCCGCAGcaggagccggcggcggcgcgtcgtcCACGTCTCGGGATCGTGTCGCGCAGGGGGACGCGGGTGATCGAGAAccaggcggcggtggcgcagctCGGGAGGTCGGTAGGCTTCGACGTGGACATCCTCGAGACGGCGAACGGGCTGCCGCTGTCGGCGTCGTACGCGGCGGTGAGCGCCTGCGACGTGCTGGTGGGCGTGCACGGCGCCGACCTGACCAAGTTCCTGTTCCTCCGCCCCGGCGCGGCGCTGGTGCAGGTCGCGCCGCTGGGCGTGCCGCCGATCGCGCGCGGCTGCTACGCGGAGGCGTCGGCGCGGATGGGGCTGCACTACGAGCAGTACGACGCGGAGGGGCACGAGAGCTCGCTGAGCCGCCGGTACGGCCTCCGCGACGCGGTGGTGTCCGACCCGGAGGCCGCCAAGCGCGACAAGGGGTGGGGCTTCGTCGCCCGCGTCTACCTCGGCGGCCAGAACGTCACCCTCGACGTCGCCAGGTTCCGCGAGACGCTGTCAAGGATGCACGCGCACGCTCTACGCGTTCGCTCGTCGCACTTGCAGGGAGCCCTAGATTAA